CGCTCAGGCTACATCCCTGCTTTGAGCGTGTCACGTTACAACCGCCGGCTTCATGCCTTGGCCTGGTGGCTGGAGAGCGCGCTGGTGCTGCTGGGAGAACTGTTTGCCAAAGGGGAAGTGTTCATCATCGACAGCTTGCCCTTGCCTGTCCCTTCGGGAAGCTGCGCGAACTGCAAGCGCGTCAGAGCCAGGCGCTGCAAGAAGGTCAGGGGCAAGGTCTTCTGCGGCTACTGTGCCGCTAAGAAGGAGAAGTTCGCTTGTGCCCCGGATGGGGTATTGGTTGGAGGTTGCACCTGATCTGTACTCCACAAGGCGTCCCCGTCAGTTTTGCTCTTCTGGAAGCGAGTCATCATGACCTCGCGCCCGTTCATGAGCTGTGTTACGTGCTACCGACAGGGGTGTGCGTCTATGGCGACAAAGGCTATAACAGCAGTGATGACGAGAGGACTTTGTTAGAGGAAACGGGAGTGAAGCTGGTGCCCACACGGCGTAAGGACATGAAAGAGCAGAACACCTTGTCGGAGTTCTTTGCCTTAAAGCGTTATCGGCATGGGATTGAATTCGCGTAGCTTCCCGAAGGGACGGTGAACAGCCAACTGGAGAGCAAAGTGCCCCGCATGGGGTATGGGCGCTCAGCAGCTCAAGGCTCGCACCAACCAGGGCTTCTTCATCAAAGTGCATGCCTCACTGCTGGCAATCATCTGCACCAACCTCGACTAGGATGAACTAGCAATTACGGTATCTTCTAATTTGCATGGCTGAACCTCACTCGTGATAAGAACCTACCCATTGATGTACTACATTTATAAAGTATGTGATACACTATAAAAGAGGCGATAGCGATGAGCAGTGTGCGTCTAGATCCTAGGGTAAAGGAAAAAATGCGCAAAGTGGCGGCGATGAAGGGGCTCACGCTCTCGCAGCTTCACCGCTTAGCGTTGGAGGATTACTGTGACCGAGAAATTGCAGAGACGGGGCCAGGCCGCTACAGTGATGTGATTGGCGTTGGTGAGGGGCCGAGCGAGCTATCTGAGCGTTCTTCCGAGGTCTTTTGCGACCTCGTAAACGACAAGCATGACCGACATCCTGATTGATGCTGGGCCGCTGATAGCTGTTTTCAACAAAAACGACGCCTATCACGCCGAGTGTGCGCGCATTATTCAAAGTTTGAACTGTCCCTTTTACACCACCATGCCTGTGCTGACCGAGGCCATGTATGTTGTTCATGCCAGAATGGGCTGGCTGGCACAAGAAGCGCTCTGGAAGCTCGTTCACCGCAGCGACCTGTTGCTGGAACACCCGTCGCCAGCTGAACTGGTTCGTATGGGCGAACTGATGCATAAATACCACGACCTGCCGATGGACTTTGCCGATGCTTCGTTGGTCGCACTTGCGGAGCGCCTATCGCTCACCAAGATATTCACCGTTGATAGGAGTGACTTTTCCACCTACCGTCTCTTTGGCAAGAAACCCTTTGTGGTCATAGGGCCATAGCCGTTACAGGACAGGTCACCTTCACCACTTGACACAGATGTAAGCAGCGTAGGCTTTGAGATCGTACCAAGCGTCCTCTATACGGAAGCCAACCTTGTCGAGCATCGCCTCGAGCAGCCAGGTATAGGTGCTGTACTCTTCCCGCACGTGCGCTTCAAAAAAGCCGCGGGGAAAGCCGTCACCCTGTTCGACCGCCAC
This portion of the Deinococcota bacterium genome encodes:
- a CDS encoding PIN domain-containing protein; translation: MTDILIDAGPLIAVFNKNDAYHAECARIIQSLNCPFYTTMPVLTEAMYVVHARMGWLAQEALWKLVHRSDLLLEHPSPAELVRMGELMHKYHDLPMDFADASLVALAERLSLTKIFTVDRSDFSTYRLFGKKPFVVIGP